In Oceanobacillus sp. FSL K6-2867, one DNA window encodes the following:
- a CDS encoding VOC family protein, producing MEKVTPFLMFQDGKAEEAMNFYTSLIEDSRIIEIVRYGANEAGEEGTVMAAKFTLKGQEFMCIDSNVKHQFSFTPSFSIYVTCDTEEELDNVYQQLKEGGQELMPLDDYGFSKKFGWINDRFRVSWQLDLPK from the coding sequence ATGGAAAAGGTAACACCATTTTTAATGTTTCAAGATGGAAAAGCAGAGGAAGCGATGAATTTTTATACATCTCTTATTGAGGATTCCAGGATTATAGAGATTGTGCGGTATGGCGCCAACGAAGCTGGGGAAGAAGGGACAGTGATGGCAGCGAAGTTCACGCTTAAAGGTCAAGAATTTATGTGCATTGACAGCAATGTAAAGCATCAGTTTTCCTTTACACCTTCGTTCTCCATATATGTTACTTGTGATACGGAAGAAGAACTTGACAATGTTTATCAACAACTTAAAGAAGGCGGACAAGAACTTATGCCTTTAGATGATTATGGTTTCAGTAAAAAATTTGGATGGATAAACGACCGTTTTAGGGTTTCATGGCAATTAGATCTACCTAAATAA
- the walK gene encoding cell wall metabolism sensor histidine kinase WalK produces the protein MNKVGFFRSIQLKFIIIYILLLLLAVQVIGSFFSIRLEDDLMGSFKTSINERVELLSYNLEQAFERERNEEDGDIPLQQEVQQIVEDISTDNAATTVQVIDNQRRVLGTNRINEMDEIGKKSTQPLVQQALFFDSQQKNEFEDNGESVYVQVEPIFDSEGLAVGVIYFQSSLEGVYDQVEGINRLFFQGSVLAITISAILGVLVARTITKPIKEMKEQAQIMANGDFTQTLNIYGKDEIGQLAETFNDLNSRLKHSYATIEEERRKLSSVLSNMSDGVIATDNSGAITLMNEAAGRLIGNNPEEVIGDFLLDILQLEGKIIDITDLQDSGSMIIDFSDDDSPFLIRANFSTVLDDEEEITGFITVISDVTEQEKVEQERRDFVSNVSHELRTPLTTMKSYLEALTDGAWEDKDIAPKFLSVAQGETDRMIRMVNDLLQLSKMDSDELPMHKERAEFAGFFHHVIDRFEMNSPEKIKLVREIPDVQSYVWMDKDKMTQILDNIISNAIKYSPEGGLIRLKLEVKRHYLLVSIKDQGMGIAYDKLEKVFERFYRADKARARKFGGTGLGLAITKELVEAHHGTIWAKSKEGEGTTILFTLPLMNKKRRGVR, from the coding sequence ATGAATAAAGTTGGTTTTTTTCGTTCGATACAATTAAAGTTTATTATTATTTATATCTTATTATTGCTGCTTGCAGTTCAGGTGATTGGATCATTCTTTAGCATCAGACTGGAGGATGATCTAATGGGAAGCTTTAAAACTTCCATTAATGAGCGGGTGGAGCTCTTAAGCTATAACCTCGAACAAGCTTTTGAACGAGAGCGAAATGAAGAGGATGGTGACATACCTTTACAGCAAGAGGTACAGCAAATTGTTGAAGATATAAGTACCGATAATGCAGCTACAACCGTACAGGTAATTGATAATCAGCGGCGTGTTTTGGGAACGAATAGAATTAATGAAATGGACGAGATTGGAAAAAAATCAACACAGCCTCTAGTTCAGCAGGCATTATTTTTTGATTCCCAGCAGAAAAATGAGTTTGAAGATAATGGAGAAAGTGTGTATGTCCAGGTAGAACCAATATTTGATTCAGAAGGCTTGGCTGTTGGGGTTATTTATTTTCAATCCTCATTGGAAGGCGTATACGATCAAGTAGAAGGCATTAATCGCCTCTTTTTCCAAGGATCTGTACTGGCAATTACGATATCAGCAATCCTTGGGGTGCTTGTCGCACGTACCATTACAAAGCCGATTAAGGAAATGAAAGAGCAAGCTCAGATCATGGCAAATGGGGATTTCACACAAACACTTAATATATATGGGAAAGACGAAATCGGCCAGCTGGCTGAGACCTTTAATGATTTGAACAGCCGGCTGAAGCATTCGTATGCAACGATTGAAGAGGAACGGAGAAAGCTAAGCTCCGTCCTTTCCAATATGTCCGATGGTGTTATTGCCACAGATAATAGTGGGGCGATTACATTAATGAATGAAGCTGCAGGAAGATTGATCGGTAATAATCCAGAAGAAGTTATTGGCGACTTTCTATTGGACATTCTGCAGCTCGAAGGTAAGATTATCGATATAACGGATTTGCAAGATAGTGGATCAATGATTATCGATTTCAGTGATGATGATAGTCCTTTCCTGATTCGGGCAAACTTTTCAACTGTATTGGATGACGAAGAGGAAATAACCGGATTCATTACGGTAATTAGTGACGTAACCGAGCAGGAAAAGGTGGAACAAGAACGACGTGATTTCGTATCCAATGTTTCGCATGAACTGCGGACACCATTAACAACAATGAAAAGCTATCTGGAGGCACTTACCGATGGAGCTTGGGAGGATAAAGACATCGCTCCGAAGTTTCTAAGTGTTGCGCAAGGTGAAACAGACCGGATGATTCGCATGGTAAACGATTTGCTTCAGCTTTCGAAGATGGATTCGGATGAGCTGCCGATGCATAAGGAACGCGCCGAATTCGCGGGCTTTTTCCATCATGTGATTGACCGGTTTGAAATGAATTCCCCTGAAAAAATAAAACTCGTTCGCGAAATTCCAGATGTACAAAGCTATGTATGGATGGATAAAGATAAAATGACACAAATTCTGGATAATATTATTTCAAATGCGATTAAATATTCCCCAGAGGGTGGATTAATACGTTTAAAACTTGAAGTAAAGCGTCATTATCTGCTTGTTAGCATCAAGGACCAAGGAATGGGCATTGCTTATGATAAGCTGGAAAAAGTCTTTGAACGGTTTTACCGAGCAGATAAAGCACGAGCAAGGAAATTTGGTGGCACAGGCTTAGGGTTGGCAATTACGAAAGAATTAGTGGAAGCACACCACGGGACAATCTGGGCGAAAAGTAAAGAAGGTGAAGGGACAACGATTCTCTTCACATTACCGCTTATGAATAAGAAGCGGAGGGGAGTCCGATGA
- a CDS encoding TetR family transcriptional regulator, translated as MPTSKRTNKKKNLLIAAAEIVKEEGVVKLTLEAVAHRAGVSKGGLLYHYPSKEALIKGMVEDWKSNYFESIITMAKNDKKELGKWIRAYVQSTYSDFDNNKLMNSAIMAAMFFNPDLLNEFRREYDNLLTKLVNDGVDPIKTTIARLSIDGLWFSEIFGMQPLNKELQTNVYRELINMIEED; from the coding sequence ATGCCTACTTCAAAAAGGACGAATAAGAAAAAAAACTTATTGATTGCTGCTGCTGAAATTGTAAAAGAAGAAGGTGTTGTGAAACTCACATTAGAGGCGGTCGCCCATAGAGCAGGAGTAAGTAAAGGTGGGTTATTATACCATTACCCCAGTAAGGAAGCGTTAATCAAAGGGATGGTGGAGGATTGGAAAAGTAATTATTTCGAAAGCATTATAACAATGGCTAAAAATGATAAAAAAGAGCTGGGAAAATGGATTAGGGCCTATGTTCAATCTACCTATTCTGATTTTGATAACAATAAACTTATGAATTCTGCAATAATGGCTGCAATGTTTTTTAATCCGGATTTATTAAATGAATTCCGGCGAGAATATGATAATTTACTTACAAAGCTAGTAAATGATGGGGTTGATCCAATCAAAACAACAATTGCCAGATTATCAATAGATGGTTTGTGGTTTTCCGAAATATTTGGAATGCAGCCATTAAATAAGGAATTGCAAACAAATGTTTATCGTGAACTAATTAACATGATAGAGGAGGATTAA
- a CDS encoding ABC transporter ATP-binding protein: MIRRFFSYYKPHKRLFIVDFTSAVIVAILELAFPVAVQWFIDTLLPGNNWNLIITVSVLLLFVYLLSTYLHYIVTYLGHKLGIYIETDMRRDLFHHVQKQSFKFFDNTKTGHIMSRISNDLFDIGELAHHGPEDFFIAIMTFIGAFIIMFSTNLQLSLIILIAVPILVFLISFSNIRMSRAWKKMYEDIAGVNAQVEDAVSGVRVVQAFTNEKHEMKRFAVNNNSFLKAKIAAYKVMGVVNSNIYMMMRLITLLVLVVGAWMTFNGRLSAGELVFFVLMMNVLFSPIQKISALLELYPKGMAGFKRFTQMLDVEPDVQDRPNAVHVKDLKGDIAFQDVSFSYEEAHGPVLNNMSFNIHAGETVAFVGPSGAGKTTISALIPRFYDVNAGSITIDGMDIRDMTKESLRQQIGVVQQDVFLFTGTLRENIAYGKLDATDEEIETAARNAHMEEFIKELPNGYETQVGERGLKLSGGQKQRIAIARMFLKNPPILILDEATSALDTETEMIIQRALNDLAKNRTTLVIAHRLATIKNADRIMVVTKKGIEEEGSHEELLKQDGLFAHLHNVQMN; encoded by the coding sequence ATGATCCGTCGATTTTTCTCGTATTATAAGCCGCATAAGCGGTTATTTATTGTTGATTTTACATCAGCAGTCATCGTTGCCATTCTCGAGCTTGCGTTTCCGGTGGCGGTACAATGGTTTATTGATACATTACTTCCAGGCAATAACTGGAACTTAATTATCACAGTTAGTGTACTCTTATTATTCGTCTATTTATTAAGTACATATCTGCATTATATCGTGACCTATTTAGGTCATAAGCTCGGGATATATATCGAGACAGATATGAGGCGTGACCTGTTTCATCATGTGCAGAAGCAATCATTCAAGTTTTTTGATAACACAAAAACAGGTCATATTATGAGCCGAATTTCCAATGATTTATTTGATATTGGAGAGCTTGCCCACCATGGACCTGAGGACTTTTTCATTGCAATTATGACCTTTATTGGTGCATTTATCATTATGTTTTCAACCAACCTGCAATTATCATTGATTATTTTGATTGCTGTGCCAATCCTTGTGTTTCTGATTTCATTCAGTAATATTCGGATGAGCAGAGCATGGAAGAAAATGTACGAGGACATTGCTGGGGTTAATGCACAGGTGGAAGATGCTGTATCAGGAGTACGCGTTGTTCAAGCTTTTACAAATGAAAAGCATGAAATGAAACGTTTTGCTGTGAATAACAATAGCTTTTTAAAGGCAAAAATCGCTGCATATAAAGTAATGGGTGTTGTTAACTCCAATATTTATATGATGATGCGCCTAATCACATTGCTCGTCCTAGTTGTCGGCGCATGGATGACGTTTAATGGACGATTAAGTGCCGGAGAGCTAGTATTTTTTGTATTAATGATGAACGTATTATTTAGTCCAATTCAAAAGATCAGTGCGTTGTTAGAACTGTATCCAAAGGGGATGGCTGGCTTCAAACGCTTTACACAAATGTTAGATGTGGAACCAGACGTTCAGGATCGTCCGAATGCTGTACACGTAAAGGATCTTAAGGGAGACATTGCATTTCAGGATGTTTCGTTCAGCTATGAGGAGGCTCACGGCCCTGTCTTAAACAATATGAGCTTTAATATTCATGCCGGTGAGACAGTAGCATTTGTTGGACCATCTGGTGCTGGCAAAACGACGATATCCGCTCTAATCCCGCGTTTCTATGATGTCAATGCTGGAAGTATTACAATTGACGGGATGGACATTCGCGATATGACGAAGGAATCGCTTCGTCAGCAAATCGGCGTTGTGCAACAGGATGTATTCCTCTTTACAGGGACGCTTCGGGAAAATATTGCATATGGCAAGCTTGATGCAACTGATGAGGAAATTGAAACTGCAGCAAGAAATGCCCATATGGAGGAATTCATTAAGGAACTGCCAAACGGATATGAAACCCAAGTTGGAGAGCGTGGCTTGAAGCTATCAGGTGGACAGAAGCAGCGAATTGCGATTGCAAGAATGTTCTTAAAAAATCCTCCTATCCTAATTCTTGATGAAGCGACCTCAGCCTTAGATACAGAAACGGAAATGATTATCCAGAGAGCATTGAATGACCTTGCAAAAAATCGGACAACCCTTGTAATTGCGCATAGACTCGCAACAATTAAAAACGCAGATCGTATTATGGTTGTCACGAAAAAAGGTATTGAAGAAGAAGGAAGTCATGAAGAATTATTGAAACAAGATGGTTTATTTGCGCATTTGCATAATGTGCAAATGAACTAG
- a CDS encoding two-component system regulatory protein YycI: MQWGHIKTLFILSFLILNIYLLVQYVDRQQDSERPVLDESKESSMEERLESENITIQTELESDVTESNYISVSQKKFTEEEKGMLNSIENLTAAVIDDEFIVAQLNEPVPIPINASDSRITELLAPNLAYADEYTFWDWNEDYRVLIFSQSKEGRPIYLNGSAIILAYLNQDNEVTHYTQMMLGESSKQGTAQAINPPIQAIGTLFERNNLIQDDVVTEVKLGFLSRIPAEGSHVFAPTWKVTVNESRNYFVNAIEGLVYAGTDKEFLNETIEKNITRIGSLPEESEIKESALHALEQSLEIGNRSEIE; the protein is encoded by the coding sequence ATGCAGTGGGGCCATATTAAAACACTATTTATTCTCAGTTTCCTTATTTTGAATATCTACTTATTGGTTCAATATGTTGATAGACAGCAGGATTCAGAACGTCCAGTCTTGGATGAAAGTAAAGAATCAAGTATGGAAGAACGACTGGAATCGGAGAATATTACGATTCAAACAGAGCTTGAATCAGATGTTACCGAGTCTAATTATATTAGCGTTTCTCAAAAAAAATTTACCGAAGAAGAAAAGGGCATGTTAAATAGCATCGAAAATTTAACAGCGGCGGTGATTGATGATGAGTTTATCGTAGCTCAGCTGAATGAGCCAGTCCCAATCCCTATTAATGCGAGTGACAGTCGAATTACAGAACTGCTGGCACCCAACCTAGCATATGCGGATGAATATACCTTCTGGGACTGGAATGAAGATTACAGGGTACTGATTTTCTCACAGTCCAAGGAAGGACGGCCAATATATCTGAATGGCAGTGCGATCATCCTCGCTTATTTAAACCAAGATAACGAGGTAACTCACTATACACAAATGATGCTGGGAGAGTCGAGCAAGCAAGGGACGGCGCAAGCAATAAATCCGCCGATCCAGGCCATTGGAACGCTGTTTGAGCGGAATAACCTTATACAGGATGATGTGGTCACCGAGGTGAAATTAGGATTCTTATCCCGTATCCCCGCAGAAGGCAGTCATGTGTTTGCACCGACATGGAAGGTAACGGTAAACGAAAGCAGGAATTACTTTGTAAATGCGATTGAAGGGCTTGTGTATGCAGGAACGGATAAGGAATTTCTTAATGAGACAATCGAAAAGAATATAACGAGAATAGGAAGTTTACCAGAAGAAAGTGAGATAAAGGAATCCGCTCTACATGCTTTAGAGCAGAGTCTTGAGATAGGAAATCGGAGTGAAATAGAATGA
- a CDS encoding DoxX family protein, translating to MHVMKWICYATGYVFIISGMMKLINPDFKEIFAGVGLPFPEVMLLFVALIELGCGMLVASRMHMNIAVAPLLFIMLGALYFTKVPLIGTTGVLNFAFQARLDIVLVIMLLIIWQYARRRVAS from the coding sequence ATGCATGTAATGAAATGGATTTGTTATGCGACAGGTTACGTATTTATTATCTCTGGCATGATGAAGTTAATCAATCCTGATTTTAAAGAAATTTTTGCGGGCGTTGGATTGCCATTTCCTGAGGTTATGTTACTGTTTGTTGCTCTTATCGAACTTGGTTGTGGGATGTTGGTTGCCAGCAGAATGCATATGAATATTGCGGTAGCGCCTCTTCTATTCATAATGCTTGGAGCACTTTATTTTACAAAGGTACCCTTAATCGGGACAACTGGGGTTCTTAACTTTGCCTTTCAAGCAAGATTAGATATCGTTTTGGTTATCATGCTGCTGATAATTTGGCAATATGCTCGTAGACGAGTAGCATCCTGA
- a CDS encoding multidrug efflux SMR transporter, which translates to MAYLYLALAIIGELIGSSLLKASEGFSKLYPTLGLIAAFVSCFFFLSLSLKTIPLNTAYAIWSGLGLVATAIISVLIWKEKMNMASIAGITLILAGVVILNLFGPGHEESSHEKGENLTIDAEAE; encoded by the coding sequence ATGGCTTACCTGTATTTAGCACTCGCAATTATTGGGGAACTTATTGGTTCTTCTCTGCTAAAAGCGTCTGAAGGATTTTCAAAGCTTTACCCTACATTAGGGTTAATTGCTGCCTTTGTCAGCTGCTTTTTCTTCTTATCACTATCACTTAAAACAATTCCTTTAAATACTGCGTATGCAATATGGTCAGGGCTTGGGCTTGTTGCTACTGCAATTATTTCCGTTTTAATCTGGAAAGAAAAAATGAACATGGCAAGCATTGCAGGAATAACACTGATACTTGCTGGAGTAGTAATCTTGAACTTATTTGGCCCAGGGCATGAAGAATCCAGTCATGAAAAAGGTGAAAATCTTACAATCGATGCAGAAGCAGAATAA
- a CDS encoding trypsin-like peptidase domain-containing protein yields the protein MGYYDQNYRTYHKRKGRWLPPLIIGIVIGIVFIGLVMPEFMNSTNDEGDARDQVTIEKNEQDGGQSLNTSVTVDVTTQITKVVEDVTPTVVGITNIQQRSDFFNQQEGVEAGTGSGVIYKNDDGTAFVVTNHHVIEGADTVEVVLYDDTHVEAEIVGSDLFSDLAVLRMDGGAVDKVIEVGSSDSIKVGEPAIAIGNPLGLYLSSTVTQGVISGTERTIPQDFNQDGRSDWQAEVIQTDAAINPGNSGGALINIYGQLIGINSMKINQAAVEGIGFAIPIDHALPIIEELETTGEVTRPYLGVEIYSLDEVPQTEWNETLNLPSEVDGGVYVWNVEPLSPADQAGLERLDVITELDGNPVMNMIDLRKVLYQEKEIGDTIEVTYYRDGERVETSIKLGSQ from the coding sequence ATGGGATATTATGATCAGAATTACCGGACATACCACAAGCGAAAAGGGAGATGGCTCCCGCCGCTTATTATAGGAATTGTAATTGGTATCGTATTTATTGGTCTTGTTATGCCTGAATTTATGAATTCAACAAATGATGAAGGTGACGCTCGTGATCAAGTAACGATTGAGAAGAATGAGCAGGATGGCGGTCAAAGCCTTAATACATCGGTAACTGTTGATGTGACCACGCAGATTACGAAGGTAGTGGAAGATGTAACTCCGACGGTTGTAGGGATTACGAATATTCAGCAACGGTCAGATTTCTTTAATCAGCAAGAAGGGGTAGAAGCTGGTACAGGTTCCGGCGTTATTTATAAAAATGACGATGGAACTGCTTTTGTTGTAACAAACCATCATGTTATCGAAGGTGCTGACACAGTAGAAGTGGTTCTCTATGATGATACTCATGTTGAGGCAGAAATTGTTGGAAGTGATCTCTTCTCGGATTTAGCTGTCCTGAGAATGGATGGGGGAGCTGTGGATAAGGTGATTGAAGTTGGTTCATCAGATAGTATTAAGGTTGGAGAGCCAGCAATCGCCATTGGAAATCCATTAGGTCTTTATCTCTCAAGTACGGTAACGCAAGGAGTAATCAGTGGAACAGAGCGCACCATTCCACAGGACTTTAACCAGGATGGACGGTCGGACTGGCAAGCAGAGGTTATTCAGACAGATGCTGCGATTAACCCTGGAAATAGTGGTGGCGCACTTATTAACATTTATGGGCAGCTTATTGGAATTAATTCGATGAAGATTAACCAGGCAGCTGTTGAAGGGATTGGTTTTGCGATTCCAATTGACCACGCCTTACCAATCATTGAAGAGCTGGAAACGACAGGAGAGGTAACACGGCCATATCTAGGTGTTGAGATTTATTCGCTTGATGAAGTACCGCAAACAGAATGGAATGAGACGCTGAATCTGCCTTCTGAAGTGGATGGCGGTGTATACGTTTGGAATGTAGAGCCATTGTCCCCGGCGGATCAGGCTGGATTAGAACGCTTGGATGTTATTACAGAGCTTGACGGAAATCCAGTTATGAATATGATTGATTTGCGAAAAGTATTGTATCAGGAAAAAGAAATTGGCGATACAATTGAAGTAACATATTACCGAGATGGTGAGCGCGTCGAAACGAGCATAAAACTTGGAAGCCAGTAA
- the yycH gene encoding two-component system activity regulator YycH, with translation MKLETAKTLILIVLIGTSLLLTLGTGSYKPSQTALNNETIDEVDIGGTVEDKRSIIEPMDIILHANGSYYGFKDPAKRESLYNQMNSWILSDITIQSVTERTPSDYEVELIFPKSFPVELLGSIFKVNDENVQLPEGALFERIYIKFDADTSTLLVEVATTDGRLVNAKINDSNDFNHLWSYMSGFDLDTFRLYTLMDEGGKDIYLPTGEIVLPKKTMSFKRIDPPDMRDVLFDTPSVVSESRTPEIGESYFTDSRQMRVDEDGIAMEYVNILTEDNNTDPLLSPKLLLDRSISQINNHKGWTNDFRLAELDMTQGLIKYRMYFEGYPVFNHDNMAMIEQKLNSQQLVEYRRPMILFAQSVINETPVELASGEVIKKDILESKEGYNVENVQAVTLGYRLNIDTDFSYNENVELEPVWYIKYNGRWIQHAFNDLINPEGGD, from the coding sequence ATGAAATTAGAAACAGCAAAAACGTTAATATTAATTGTTTTAATTGGAACAAGCTTACTTCTCACCCTTGGAACAGGAAGCTATAAGCCAAGTCAGACAGCATTAAATAATGAGACGATTGATGAGGTTGACATTGGCGGAACAGTAGAAGATAAACGGAGCATCATTGAGCCAATGGACATCATTTTACATGCGAATGGCAGTTATTATGGTTTTAAGGATCCAGCAAAGCGAGAGAGCCTATATAATCAGATGAATTCCTGGATTTTATCTGATATTACGATTCAATCCGTTACGGAACGTACGCCAAGTGATTATGAGGTAGAGCTGATATTTCCGAAAAGTTTCCCGGTGGAGCTGCTTGGGAGTATTTTCAAAGTGAATGATGAAAATGTCCAATTACCCGAAGGTGCGTTATTTGAAAGAATATATATTAAGTTTGATGCCGATACATCGACACTGCTTGTTGAGGTAGCTACTACTGATGGCAGGCTAGTGAATGCAAAAATAAACGATTCCAATGACTTTAATCATCTCTGGTCTTATATGAGCGGGTTTGATTTGGATACATTCCGGCTGTATACGCTAATGGATGAAGGGGGTAAAGATATTTACTTGCCTACCGGTGAGATTGTGTTACCGAAAAAAACGATGTCCTTTAAACGAATTGATCCACCTGACATGCGAGATGTATTATTTGATACGCCATCTGTAGTCAGTGAGTCCAGAACGCCGGAAATTGGTGAGAGCTATTTTACGGACAGTCGTCAAATGCGAGTGGATGAGGATGGTATTGCAATGGAATATGTAAACATTTTAACAGAGGATAATAATACAGATCCATTGCTCTCTCCAAAACTTTTATTGGATAGAAGTATTTCGCAAATTAATAATCATAAGGGCTGGACAAATGATTTTCGATTAGCAGAATTGGATATGACACAAGGTCTGATAAAATATCGGATGTATTTTGAAGGATATCCTGTCTTTAACCATGACAATATGGCTATGATCGAACAAAAATTGAACAGCCAGCAATTGGTTGAATACCGCAGGCCAATGATTTTATTTGCTCAGTCTGTTATTAATGAAACACCTGTAGAGCTAGCCTCTGGAGAAGTTATTAAAAAGGATATCCTTGAATCCAAAGAAGGATATAATGTAGAGAATGTACAGGCTGTAACACTTGGCTACCGGCTGAATATTGATACCGATTTTTCGTACAATGAAAATGTTGAGCTCGAACCAGTATGGTATATCAAATACAATGGTCGCTGGATTCAGCATGCCTTTAATGATTTAATAAACCCAGAAGGGGGAGATTGA
- a CDS encoding MBL fold metallo-hydrolase yields the protein MTLRFSVLASGSTGNAFYIETDKQRFLVDAGLSGKQMDQLFSKIQIDPAALSGILVTHEHSDHIKGLGIMARKYNLPIYANEKTWKAMENSLGKLTTDQKLLFGMNEVKSFDDLDIESFGVSHDAAEPMFYTFRHDGKKVALVTDLGYVSERIKKTVEDADAYVFESNHDVEMLRMGRYPWSVKRRILGDSGHVSNEDCGLALADIISNRTKRIYLAHLSLDNNMKDLARMSVQSVLQERGIQIDLHDTDPKEPTPLFEVV from the coding sequence ATGACATTACGTTTTAGTGTATTGGCATCTGGAAGTACGGGGAACGCGTTTTATATCGAAACAGACAAACAGCGGTTTCTGGTAGATGCTGGATTAAGCGGGAAGCAAATGGACCAGTTATTTAGCAAAATTCAGATTGATCCTGCTGCCCTTTCCGGAATTTTAGTGACTCATGAGCATAGTGATCATATTAAGGGGTTAGGGATTATGGCAAGGAAATATAATCTCCCAATCTATGCAAATGAAAAGACCTGGAAAGCAATGGAGAATTCGCTAGGAAAGCTTACGACAGATCAGAAATTACTGTTTGGCATGAATGAAGTGAAGTCGTTTGATGATTTGGATATTGAATCATTTGGTGTATCTCATGATGCTGCAGAACCAATGTTTTATACTTTCCGCCATGATGGGAAGAAAGTCGCGCTTGTAACAGATCTTGGCTATGTTTCGGAGAGAATTAAGAAGACAGTAGAGGATGCGGATGCATATGTTTTCGAGTCGAATCATGATGTAGAGATGCTGCGAATGGGACGTTATCCATGGAGTGTAAAGCGTCGTATATTAGGTGATTCTGGTCACGTTTCAAATGAGGATTGTGGTTTAGCGCTTGCGGATATAATTAGTAACCGTACGAAGCGAATCTATCTTGCCCATTTGAGCTTGGATAACAATATGAAAGACTTGGCCCGAATGTCAGTGCAAAGTGTTCTCCAGGAAAGAGGCATTCAAATCGATTTACACGATACAGATCCTAAAGAGCCGACCCCTTTATTTGAGGTTGTATAG